Part of the Gramella sp. Hel_I_59 genome, CCGTCAAGAATTTCAACACCATAGTCCTTGCCGAAATTTCTATCTCGAAAATCTGATAAATTTACGACCTGGTTCAACTCCTCATCACTCACAAATCTTTGTTGAGCAAAAGGGAGATCTCTGGAAATACAAAGTATCACCGTATCCTTTAATTCTGATGCTCTTTTATTGAAATTACGAACAGAAGTTGCGCAAACTCCTGTATCTATACTTGGGAAGATATTAAGAATAACTCTCTTTCCTTTATAATCATCGAGGGTTCCAATCGAAAGATCAGATTTAATTAACTCAAAATGAGGAGCTTTCTCGTCAAGTGCTGGAAGCGAGCCGTACGTAGTTACCGATTCTCCACCAAGTTCAATCTTTGCCATTTCTATACATATATTAGATTGCTAAATTTATAGGATTGTGTTTCGGTTATTACTAAAATTATCATAAAACAACATAGGCTGTTTCACAATGAAACAGCCTATGTTATCTGATTTATCAAAAAAGATTATTTGTCTATAGACCCTAGAACTTTCTTAACAAAATTATTAGCAGCATCCCTTTCAGGAGTACCGTCTTCTATCATTTTATGCACTTCTACAGCACCACAAAGATTTGTAAGTAATTCACCAATCACGTCCATTTCTTCTTCAGAAACTGAACGGTGCTCAGTAAAGCTTTCAAGCACATCAATCGTACTTTCAAGTTTGTTTACCTCGTTGTTTCGCTGTAAATGCTTAATTACTGGTAACTTCATCTACTAAGTTTTTTAATTGGTCAAACTTATTCGTTTGAACCTGATTCTTAAAACTTCCATTTTTGAAGGTTGCAAATGTTGGAAGGTTATCAACTTTCGCCAGTTTTCTTGATTCCGGATACTTTTCAGCATCTACAAGAATGAACTGCGCATTTTCATGCTCTGCAGATAACTTCTTGAATTTTGGCTTCATTAAACGACAGTTTCCACACCATCCCGCCATGTACTGTACTACAACAGTATCATTATCATTTACAATCTCACTTAAGTTATCCTGATCTAATTCCTTAATCATAGCAATTTTTTTAATGTTCTTAATTCAGGGACACTTCTTAGTTAAGGCTTAAGTATGATGCAACTCCTTCGCGGTCTGCATTCATTCCTTCTTTACCTTCTTCCCAGTTTGCTGGACAAACCTCACCTTTTTCCTGTACGTGCGTATAAGCATCGATCAATCTTAGGAATTCGTTTACGTTTCTTCCAAGTGGCATATGATTTACACCTTCATGGAAAATTGTTCCTTCCTCATCGATAAGGTAAGTTGCTCTGTAAGTCACGTTATCACCTTCAAGAGTTACAGCTCCTGTTTCATCATCATAAGTTTCGCTCATGATGTCAAGGATATCAAGTCTTGAACTTAGGTTACGGTTACTATCTGCAAGAATTGGGTAAGTTACACCTTCAATTCCACCATTATCCTTAGGAGTGTTCAACCAAGCGAAATGAACTTCAGGAGTATCACAAGATGCTCCAACTACCATTACATTTCTCTTTTCGAACTCAGCCATTGCATTTTGAAATGCATGTAGCTCTGTAGGACATACGAACGTAAAGTCTTTAGGGTACCAGAATAAAAGAACTTTCTTGTTATTCTTCTGAGCTTCTTCCAAAATGTTTAATTTGAAAGTATCACCCATTTCGTTCATTGCGTCTACACTAAGATTTGGAAATTTTTTTCCTACTAAAGCCATATAATTATATTTTTTAAAATTAAAAATGTTCTTTTTCTACGCTGCAAAAGTATCATCTTCACTGCGTTTTTTAGACGTTTCAAATTTTATGATTTTATCACACAATAGAGTCTATCTATGCATTGTAAAATCAACGATAGCGGTACTCTATAATCATCAAATACTCAGAAAATTAGCAGTTATTCTAAGGTTTTGACAATAATTACTTGGTAGAGATTTTTCTAATTTTTAGTCCGATGGCAGCGAA contains:
- the tpx gene encoding thiol peroxidase translates to MAKIELGGESVTTYGSLPALDEKAPHFELIKSDLSIGTLDDYKGKRVILNIFPSIDTGVCATSVRNFNKRASELKDTVILCISRDLPFAQQRFVSDEELNQVVNLSDFRDRNFGKDYGVEILDGPFEGLLSRAVVVLDEDAKVIHSQQVPKIEDEPDYLAALKTLL
- a CDS encoding thioredoxin family protein, producing the protein MIKELDQDNLSEIVNDNDTVVVQYMAGWCGNCRLMKPKFKKLSAEHENAQFILVDAEKYPESRKLAKVDNLPTFATFKNGSFKNQVQTNKFDQLKNLVDEVTSN
- a CDS encoding peroxiredoxin, encoding MALVGKKFPNLSVDAMNEMGDTFKLNILEEAQKNNKKVLLFWYPKDFTFVCPTELHAFQNAMAEFEKRNVMVVGASCDTPEVHFAWLNTPKDNGGIEGVTYPILADSNRNLSSRLDILDIMSETYDDETGAVTLEGDNVTYRATYLIDEEGTIFHEGVNHMPLGRNVNEFLRLIDAYTHVQEKGEVCPANWEEGKEGMNADREGVASYLSLN